One stretch of Pelmatolapia mariae isolate MD_Pm_ZW linkage group LG3_W, Pm_UMD_F_2, whole genome shotgun sequence DNA includes these proteins:
- the LOC135932556 gene encoding zinc finger protein 239-like — protein sequence THQLIHSGVKPYGCDLCGKSFTQAQNLKTHQLIHSGVKPYSCDLCGKSFTQAGVLKKHQLIHSGVKPYSCDLCGKSFTLAGSLKTHQLIHSGVKPYSCDLCGKSFTQAGVLKTHQLIHSGVKPYSCDLCGKSFTLAGSLKTHQLIHSGVKPYSCDLCGKSFTQAGSLKTHQLIHSGFKAHSCDLCGKSFTLAAHLKKHQLIHSGVKAHSCELCGKAFAQNENLQKHLVTHSGIKASRATHMDPVLNPVVTVVVGKSFSVTFVEKLPIINGT from the exons acacaccaactcatccacagtggagttaaaccttacggctgtgacttgtgtggaaagtcttttacccaggctcagaacttaaaaacacaccaactcatccacagtggcgttaaaccttacagctgtgacttgtgtggaaagtcttttacgcagGCTGGagtcttaaaaaaacaccaactcatccacagtggagttaaaccgtacagctgtgacttgtgtggaaagtcttttaccctggctggaagcttaaaaacacaccaactcatccacagtggagttaagccttacagctgtgacttgtgtggaaagtcttttacgcagGCTGGagtcttaaaaacacaccaactcatccacagtggcgTTAagccttacagctgtgacttgtgtggaaagtcttttaccctggctggaagcttaaaaacacaccaactcatccacagtggagttaagccttacagctgtgacttgtgtggaaagtcttttacccaggctggaagcttaaaaacacaccaactcatccacagtggatttaaagcacacagctgtgacttgtgtggaaagtcttttaccctggctgcacacttaaaaaaacaccaactcatccacagtggagttaaagcacacagctgtgagctgtgtggtaaagcttttgctcaaaatgaaaacttacagaagcatctagttacccactctggaattaaggc aagcagagcaaCGCacatggatccagttctcaaccctgtcgtcactgtggtggtgggaaagagtttctctgtgaccttTGTAGAAAAGCTTCCAATCATCAACGGGACCTAA